The Candidatus Methylomirabilota bacterium nucleotide sequence CTGGCGGCACTTCGCGGCGGGCTGTCATCGCGTGTGCTCCTCGAGGAAGGCCACCAACATCACGCGGACGATATTCGGGAGCAGTTCGCCGCGCTGCACCTCGGTCAGCCCCGCCACGCTGTAAACGATGGGGGCTGCGGCGCGGAATATAGGGCGCTCGACCTGAGTCGCGTCCATCGCGCCGGTGCGACACGCTACCCTCAGCTCACCACCTGAGCAGATTGGGGAGCACTCCAGCACGCCCGCTGCCTGGAGGTGAGGGGCGTTCGACAGGCTGGGCATTGGCGGGAGGCTAACACGGGGCCACGATGCAACCGTGCGAAATTGCAGCGTACAAAAGGTATCTGAAGTACGCGGCTTTCCAGATATTATCATGTCGTATCAGCCCAAGGCCCTCACAGCCCAACGCTTGGCTTTAACGGTGCGGCCCGAGAGAGGACTTTTGTCTAGTGCCTATGCCGAGCAGTCCTGACCATTACGACGTCCTTCAAGTCAGCCGGGCGGCCCAGCCCATGATCATCACCAAGGCTTACCGGCTGCTCGCCGCCTTCTACCATCCAGACAACAAGGAGACCGGCGACCGCGAGGCGTTCCACAATGTCGTCGCCGCCTACCACGTGCTGTGCGATCCAGTCCGCCGGGCGGCGTACGACCGCGAGACCTTCGGCACGGCCTCGCCGCCCCCAGGCAATGGCGGTCCCCCAGAGCGAGAACTCTCGGAGCGACGTACCGAGGACGAGCGAGATTTGCGTCGTCAGCTGTTACAGGCCCTCTACAACATGCGCCGTGCTGAGCCACACCATCCAAGCTTGCCGCTCATGGTCATCCCCGAACTCTTCGGCTGCTCGATCGACGAGGCACAGTTCACGCTGTGGTATCTCCGAGGAAAGAAGTTCATCGAGATGACAGACGACGGGATGGCGATCACGGTGGCCGGTGTCGACTTCGTCGAAGGCCAGGATGTTGGGCCGACTACCGAGACTCCACCCGATCCTGCGCTGGGCCCCGGATTGTTCATGCTCGGGGCAGGCGACTAGACTGGACGGTTCAGGCCGGGGCACCATTTCGGTCCCGCCTCCCCGGAGTGCAATTCTTGTCGGTGTCATTCCCGTAACGGTCGCCGGACTGTAAGGACATCTGGCAAGTCACTGATTCGTAAGGTCCTTCCCATTGGCCCTTGCCTTGCTACTATGGTGCCTATGGAGCGGCGTGGCCCGGGACGGCATCCGAGGAGACGCGTGGTGGCACGGTGGCTTGCGCATGCCATTGTCTTGCTCGTACTCGGCTTCGCGGGCGTGGCCAGCGGCACCATCGCGGCGCTCGAGGCGGGTGAACCGCTCACGGGGCGCGTCGTGCGGGTGATGGATGGCGATACCATCGCCGTGCGCATCGACAAGAAGGTCCTCACGGTGCGCTACATCGGCATCAACACGCGCGAGTCCAAGATGCCGGCGGACAGCATGATCGCAGGCCCCACCGAGGCCGCCGAGTTCAACCGGGCGCTGGTCCTGGGGCAGACAGTGCGCCTCGAGATGGATCAACAGGAGAGGGACGCGCAGGGGCGCACGCTCGCCTATGTGTACGTGGGCGATCTCATGGTCAACGCCGAGATGGTCGCCAACGGCTACGCCGCGGTCTCGATCACGCCGCCGAACGCCATGCACGAGGACATGCTCCAGCAGCTCCAGTGGCAGGCCCGGCTGCTCAAGGTGGGGCGCTGGCGTGACTCGCCCTACATCTCGCGCGAGCCGGTGCGCAAGCCCAGCCCGCCGAGCCAGTCGGCCTCCACGGTGCCCGGGGGCGCGCGGCGGCCGGCCGCGCCGCCGCGGCAGTACGGCACCGTGGATCGTCCGGGCGCCGAGCCGCACGATGCCTGGACGTGCCCGATCTCGCACCCGGTGAAGGGCGCGCTGTTGCCGGGGTCGAACGAGCGCGTATTCCACATGCCGGGCGGCGAGGGATACGCGAAGGTCCAACCCGAGCGGTGCTACGCCAGCGCCGAGGAAGCCCGCGAGGACGGCGGGCGCCGCGTCCAGCGCTGAGCTCGCTCAGCCGCCCGGCGGCCGGTAGCCCGCGCCCTGGGCAAGCAACATCGCGTCGAACCCCTCGTCGGGCTGCATGAGCGGCGTCGTCTTGATCTCCTTCACCGCGCCGCCCGCCGCCACCGCCATCGACACCGCCGCGGCGTTCACGTTGTCGGGCACGTCGAAGAACATCACGACGTCGTAGTCGCCCCAGCAGTAGTACCAGGCGTGCAGGATCCCGCCGAGCTTCTCGATCACCGGTCGCATCGCCTCCAGCCGGTTCTCGGGGCGCTGGACCAGCTTGCTCCACGCGGTGCTCGTGTAGGCGGCCTGAACCATGTAGGTGGGCATGCGCGCCTCCTTGCCGGGCGCGCCAGCGGCGCCGCCCGGGCCGTGGGCCCACCGTAGTCCCGGGCGTCCGTCAGGGTCAAGCTGGCGGCGAGCTTCCCGAAGCCGTCGGGGAACTTTACGTCCCGATGACACTCCTCAGGGCATGAAAGCTAACTGATTGAAATGTCGCGCATGTCGTGACGGCACCAATCATGCACTCGGTGCCGCTCGGTCACCGAGAGAAGAGGATCGGCCAATCACCGGATCGGTGCAGGGGACCTCATGACGGAGCTACTCTTCCTCGTGTCGCGCCAGCGTGCCGAGCTCGCCAGCCACCTGAGCCACGAATTCGCGGGCGGCGACGTGCACGTGCTGATCGACCGGCGCAAAGCCGAGCGGCGCCGCAGCGCGGGCGGGCATCCCGGCAGGGCGCGGGAGCGCCGCGGCCACGAGCGCCGCACGCGGCGGGCGACCGATCACGAGCTCCGGTCGATCGGCTACTCCATCGTCCCGCTGGAAGCGCCGCCGGACCGCGCGCTCGAGACGGTGGCGCCGGTGAGCCCGAGCGCGGTGCGTGAGGTGGCGCGCTATCTTGGCGAGGCCTTTCGCCTCGCCACGCCGATCCCATCGTGGGACCTGCGGCGTGACGGGCAGGGGTTCGTGCTCCTCGACCAGGAAGGACGACCCGTGCATCGCCTGCTCTTCGCCAAGGAATTCCTCGACTATTACGGACGGCAGGTCGAGGACCGCATCCCGCGGCTGCTGGACGAGTGGAAGCTCGTCCAGTACGTCGAGATGGCCGGGCCCGAGATGGTGCTCGTGTCCTCCTACGGGGTGCGCACCGGCGGCTGGTAGCCTCTCCGTGCGCTAGCGCGCGCAGGTGTTGTGCCGGCCGCCGTCCACGAAGACACAGTTGCCCGTGATCATCCCCGCGCGGTCCGAGGCGAGGAAGCAGATCATGTCCGCCACTTCCTCGGGCTCGCCGATGCGCCCGATGGGGTGCGTGGTGCGGCTCCGCTCCACGAACGCGGCGTAGTCGCTCTCGCTCATGCCGCTGCGCCGGTGCAGGTTCGTCCGGGTCACCCCGGGATTCACGGCATTGATGCGCACGCCTTTCGGGGCCAGCTCGAGCGAGGTGCACATCACGAACTGGTCCACCGCCGCCTTGCTGCAGCAGTAGGCGAGCACGCCGGGAAACGCCCGCTGCCCGTTGACGCTCGAGACCACCACCACATTGCCCTTGCGGGGGATGAGGGCGGGGAGAGCGAGCTGGACCAGCCGGAACACGGAGCGGACATTGACCGCCATCATCTGGTCCCAGAGCTCGGCCGACGTCGTCTCGACGGTGCCGGTGCCGATGACGCCCGCGCCGCACACGAGCACGTCGAGCCCGCCGAAGGCGCGCACCGTCTCGTCCACCGCGCGCCGGACGTCCTCTTCGCGCGTCACGTCGGCGGTCACCGCGACCGCGCGCTCGCCCGCCGCGCCCATGGCGGCCCGCGTGGCCGTGAGAGCGGCGCGGTCCCGGCCGACCAAGGCCACACGCGCGCCCTCCGCGCCGAAGCGGGCCGCGGCGGCGCGGCCGATGCCGCTGGTCGCCCCGGTGACCAGGACTGCCTTGTCGGTGAAGCTCATGACGATCTCCTTTGGGGATGCGGGATGAAGGCCGCGTGTGCCGGCGGGCCGACGCGCGGTCGCCTCGGGGAGCCTAGCACGGCGCCGCCGTGCCGGGCGCTCGCGCGTCGGACGCCCGCATTTCTTGACTCGCGCGCGGGCCACCGCCTAGCATGAAGCCATGATCAACGCGATGCGGTCGGCTCTCGGCTACTTCGGCCTCGTGAGCGCGGACTCTCCGCGCCGCACGGACGCGATCGATCGGATGCCGGCGCTCACGCGCGGCGCGCGCGCGTCGACGACGCTTGACGGACCCGGCCTCGGCAGCCGCCTCGTGCTGCGCGGCGAGGTCAGCGGCGAGGGCGACTTCCACATCCACGGCAAGTTCGAGGGCGAGATCAACGTCACCGGCAAGGTCTTCGTCGCCGAGGGCGCCCAGGTCGACGCCAACATCAACGCCGCCGCCATCCAGATCGGCGGCGTGGTCCGCGGCAACCTCTCCGCGTCCACGCGCGTGGAGATCCTGCCGTCGGGGGTGCTCACCGGCACGCTGAAGACCGGGAGCTTCTCCGCCGCCGACGGCGCCTCCGTCAAGGGCGAGATCTGGGTGGAGCGCGCCGGTCTCGGCGCGGGCCTGGGCGCGCGTCCCGTCGAGCTCCGCAGCGGAAGCTGATACTCTAGGGGCGTGCTCGACACGCTCCGCGCCTTCCTCAGCGACTCCCGCACCATCCGCCTCGGCCTGATCGCCGTCGCCGTCCTCGTCGCCGTGGGCGCGCTCGCGCTCGGCGGCTGGGCGTGGTGGCAGAGCCAGCAGGCCCAGGGCGCGATGGCCCTGGCCGCCGCCACCGACCTGGCCCAGGCCGCCCAGGCGCCCGGCGCATCACCCGCCGCGCGCGCCGCCGCCATCCAAGCGCTGGAGGCCGTGATCTCCCAGCATCCCCGCTATGCGGGCGTTCCGCAGGCCGCGTATCGCCTGGGGAATCTCCGCTACGCCGCCGATGAATATGCCGCAGCCCGCGGCGCCTATCAGGTCGCGCTGGCCCAGGGTGCCACGGGAACCATCCGCACGCTGGCCGCGGTCGGTATCGGCTACACCTGGGAGGCGGAGAAGGACCTCGCCAAGGCCCAGACGGCGTACGAGGCGGCGCTGACCGGGCTCGCGCCCACGGACTTCCTCTACGAGGGGATCCTGCTCGATCTGGCCCGCGTGCAGGAGTTCGGCGGACGCCGCGAGGCCGCGATCGAGACGTATCAGCGGCTCCTCAAGGACGTCCCGGACAGCCGCCGCGGCGACGACGTGCGCACGCGGATCGCGTCGCTGCAGAGCAGCCCCGCCAAGCCCTAGCGCGCCATCTTCCGCCGGCCCTCGCCGGGCCCTTCCGCGCCAGGTCGGAACTTCCGATAAGAAGTATTATGTCAATCTCCGGACGAGCGGTCCGCCCGTCGACTCACCGCCTTCCTCTAGGGGTGCGCCAGCGGCGTGAACCGCACGGCGTTCCAGTCCACGTGAGCGATGCCGAAGAAGGCGCCCCGCGCAGCATCAAAGGCCCAACGTCCGTAGACGCCCCTGTTGATGGCGCTGCCCTCGGGCACGGGCAGCGGGCCCGCGGGCAGCTTGACCAGCACCTTCGCGTCGAGATCCATCGTCCACACCTCGTTCTGCCCGGCCCAGCCGTACCAGAGCCCGCTGGGGTGTTTGGCGAGCCCGGGGCCCTGCACCCGAAAGAAATCGGTGGCGCCGGTGAACGTCCACCGCTGCGCGCCGGCGTTGAGATCGTCGAGCGAGATGACCTGGATGGCGTCACACGGAGCGCCCTTATACACCCCCGCGCCCTGCGTCGCGTAGCCGCAGCGAGGACCGACGAAGAGGGCGAGGCGCCGCTCGGGGTCGATGCGGAACATCAGCGCCGGATCGGGCTCGGCCACCGCGGGCTGCGGGCCGATCACGCGCTCCCAGACGCCGGCGTCGAAGTCGTAGCGATGCAGCGCCCCGTTACGGGCCACGAAGTAGCCGAGCCGCCGCGTAGGGTCGTAATCGATCATCGCGGTGACGGTGGACCCCGGCGCGTCCGGCAGCTGCTCCCAGCGCGCGGGCGTCTCCCCGAGGTGGAGCAACCAGCTCGTCCGCAGCCCGCCACCCGACCCCGAATAACCCGAGCCGCCAACCATCCACACCGCGTCGAGATGGCTCACGTAGGCGAGCCCGGCATAGGTGTGGCGGGATGTCGGGACGCCGTCCGGATTCGGATCGACGGGATTGCCCGGCCGTGGCGGCGGGGTCTGGGAGGGCTCCGCCACCAGGCGCGACGCGCGGCCGTCGGCGTACACGGCGACCGCCCCGTTCCACCACGAGTCGGCGTGGCCGCCGCCAATGACGATCAGGCGCTGGCGACGGCTGTCGTAGGCGGCGCCGCTCCAGGCCGCGGTCACTGCCGAGCCGGCGGAACCTGGAGGCACGAGCGCGCGCAACGAGGTGCCGGGCAGCGCTTCCCAGCGGCCACCCGACGCCTGGCCCCACGCCGGCGCGGGCAGCGCCAGGAAGATCAGCAGGCCGACGCGGCGAAGCCGGTCCCCCACCCCGCCACTAGCCCGGAATCTGCGCCTCTTCCGGCAACTGATCCCATGCCGGCTTCCACTCCGGCACGGTAAGGCCGGCGGCGCCCGCCAGCGCCGTGACTTCGGCGGCGAAGGCTCGGCGCACCTCGTCGTTGTCGCGCACCTTGAGGCGATACTTCTGGTAGACGCGGTTCTTCGGCGAGCCGGGCCGTCCGAAGATGTTCATGGTGCGGACGAACCAGCGGTCGAGCGCCTGCTGGGCCTCGGCGCGCGTGGCGTCGTTCTGAGTCAGCCGCTGCACCCAGAGCTCGCCGTGCCGGATATGCATCTTCTCCTCTTTGAAGATGCCCTCGATGGCGCGCACCCACGGCCCGTAGGAGCAGTGGCGCACGTCCTCGAGCTGATGCCCGGCGCCCCGGTCCATGCAGAAGTTGAAGAAGATGAAGTCCGCCCAGCGGTCGATCGGGTAGTAGAAGATGTTCACGCGCTTGTCCGCGGCGACACGCGCGGTCCCGATATCGGCCGCGCTATCGTCGAGGCGCAGCGTGAAGTCGTGCCGTCCCACGTGGCCGGCCACGTCCACGCCCAGGTCCTCGAGGAGCCCGTACATCACGTGGGCGTGGCGCACCTCGTCCTTCACGATCTGGGCGACCACGTGCTTCTCCTCGATGGTGGGCGCCTTCATGATCCATGGCACGTAGCCGAAGGCCCCCGCCAGCTCGGAGTCGGCCTGCATGGTCATGAGATGGATGAGGTTCTTCCGGTAGTCGTCGGTCATCTCCTCCGCGGACTCGATGCGCTCCCCCGCCTCGATCCGAGCGAGCAAGCGTGCGTCCTTGCCGTCCATGCTCATCTCCTTTCCACCACCCGCACCGCTTTCCCCTCGCTGCGGGGAATCGTCTTGGGCGGCACGATGCTGATCTCGGGATTGAGGCCCAGGTGGCCGCGCAACCGGTCCGCCACCACGCCGGCGAGCGCGGTGACCTCGACGCGCCGGCCGTCGAAGCCGCCCCATGCTTCCACGGTACGCTCGGCGGGCTCGACGTGCACGGCGAGGGTCGGGAAGGCGGCGGTGCGATCCACCACGAGCTGATAGTGGGGGGCCAGCTCGCCCAGCGTCAGCAGCGCCGCCTCGACCTGCGAGGGGTACACGTTGACGCCGCGGATCACGAGCATGTCGTCGCTGCGCCCCTTGACCCGGGCCATCCGGACGGTGGTGCGCCCGCACGGGCACGGGTCGGGGTTGAGGCTGGTGAGGTCACCCGTCCGGTAGCGCAGCATGGGCAGCGCTTCCTTGGTGAGCGCCGTGAGCACGAGCTCGCCCTCCTCGCCGGGCGGGAGCGGCGTGCCCGTCGCCGGATCGATGATCTCCGGGAGGAAGTGATCCTCGTTGACGTGGAGGCCCTGCCGGGCCTCCACACACTCCGCCGCCACGCCGGGGCCGATCAGCTCCGAGAGCCCGTAGAAATCGAGCGCCGCGCAGCCCCACAGACTTTCGAGCTGGGCCCGCATCGCTTCGGTCCACGGCTCCGCGCCGAGGAGGGCATAGCGGAGACCAATCGCCCGTGGATCCAGGCCTTGCTCGCGCATGGTCTCGCCGATGTGGAGGGCGAACGACGGCGTGCACGCGAGGCCGTGGGAGTGGAAATCCTGGAGCAAGAGAATCTGTCGAAGCGTATTCCCCGAAGACAGGGGTACCACCGTGAGCCCCATGTGCTCGGCGCCATCGTGGAAGCCGAGCCCGCCCGTGAAGAGGCCGTAGCCATAGGCGATCTGGAGGAGGTGGCCGGGCTCCGCCCCCGCCGCGGCGAGGGAGCGCGCCATCACCTCGCGCCAGACCGCGAGGTCGCGCAGCGTGTACCCGACCACGGTGGGCTTGCCCTTGGTCCCCGACGAGGCGTGCACACGGGCCACGAGGGCGCGCGGGACCGCGAAGAGCCCCCACGGGTAATGCTCGCGCAGATCATCCTTTCGCGTGAAGGCGAGCGCGCCGAGATCCTCGAGGTCGCGCAGCGCGCCCGACGCGAGACCGGCCTTCCCGAGCGCCTCGCGATAGAAGGGCACGCGCGCGCCCGCCCAGCCGATCGCCGCGCGCAGCCGGTCGAGCTGCAGCGCGCGCCGGGCGTCCGGCGCCATCGTCTCCGCGTCGCGATTCCAGATCACCGGACGGTCACCGCTCGGAGCAACCAGGACTGCCGCTCCAGGAAGCGCTGGATGGTGTCGAGGAGGCGAGGATCAGACGCCGGATCGAGACGGATCCGGTCCGGGAGCACGTAGTGCACCTCCGGATAGGACACGAGCACCTTCAGGAGCGTGCGCACCTTGGGGTCACGGGCGAGGAGGCCGCCGCGGCCCGGATCCGCCGGACCGGGATCCCAGTCCGGCTGGAACGTCAGGCGCACCTCGCGGCCCTCGCTCATCCCCGGAGCGCGCCGTAGCGCGCCACCATCGCGTCGACCTGTCCTGCCGCCGAGAAGTGCCGCTCGACGACGAGCCGGCCTGCCGCGCCCATGGCCGCGCGGCGGACGGGATCGAGGAGCAGCCCGATCGCGGCGTCCGCGAGATCGCGCGCGTCGGGCTTGGTGAGGAGGCCTGTCTCGCCATCCACGACGACCTCCTCCACCCCGGACGCTCGCACTGCCACCGCGGCGAGGCCGCAGGCATGCGCCTCGGCGAGGACCAGCCCCTGCGTCTCCGTCTCGGAGGCGAAGAGGAAGAGATCAGCGGCCTGATAGAAAGGCGGCAGGGCCTCGCGCGCGTGAGCGCCCACGAGCCGGATCCGGCTCGCGGCCGGGCTCGCGGCCGCCAGGCGGCGCAGGGCCGCGGCATGCGCCCCCTGCCCCACGAGGAGGAGCTCGACTTCGGGCAGCGCGCCGACGATCAGCGCGAAGGCCTCGATGACCCGCTCCACGCTCTTCTCCCGGTC carries:
- a CDS encoding tetratricopeptide repeat protein; translation: MLDTLRAFLSDSRTIRLGLIAVAVLVAVGALALGGWAWWQSQQAQGAMALAAATDLAQAAQAPGASPAARAAAIQALEAVISQHPRYAGVPQAAYRLGNLRYAADEYAAARGAYQVALAQGATGTIRTLAAVGIGYTWEAEKDLAKAQTAYEAALTGLAPTDFLYEGILLDLARVQEFGGRREAAIETYQRLLKDVPDSRRGDDVRTRIASLQSSPAKP
- a CDS encoding polymer-forming cytoskeletal protein, translated to MINAMRSALGYFGLVSADSPRRTDAIDRMPALTRGARASTTLDGPGLGSRLVLRGEVSGEGDFHIHGKFEGEINVTGKVFVAEGAQVDANINAAAIQIGGVVRGNLSASTRVEILPSGVLTGTLKTGSFSAADGASVKGEIWVERAGLGAGLGARPVELRSGS
- a CDS encoding GYD domain-containing protein; amino-acid sequence: MPTYMVQAAYTSTAWSKLVQRPENRLEAMRPVIEKLGGILHAWYYCWGDYDVVMFFDVPDNVNAAAVSMAVAAGGAVKEIKTTPLMQPDEGFDAMLLAQGAGYRPPGG
- a CDS encoding glucose 1-dehydrogenase — its product is MSFTDKAVLVTGATSGIGRAAAARFGAEGARVALVGRDRAALTATRAAMGAAGERAVAVTADVTREEDVRRAVDETVRAFGGLDVLVCGAGVIGTGTVETTSAELWDQMMAVNVRSVFRLVQLALPALIPRKGNVVVVSSVNGQRAFPGVLAYCCSKAAVDQFVMCTSLELAPKGVRINAVNPGVTRTNLHRRSGMSESDYAAFVERSRTTHPIGRIGEPEEVADMICFLASDRAGMITGNCVFVDGGRHNTCAR
- a CDS encoding phenylacetate--CoA ligase gives rise to the protein MIWNRDAETMAPDARRALQLDRLRAAIGWAGARVPFYREALGKAGLASGALRDLEDLGALAFTRKDDLREHYPWGLFAVPRALVARVHASSGTKGKPTVVGYTLRDLAVWREVMARSLAAAGAEPGHLLQIAYGYGLFTGGLGFHDGAEHMGLTVVPLSSGNTLRQILLLQDFHSHGLACTPSFALHIGETMREQGLDPRAIGLRYALLGAEPWTEAMRAQLESLWGCAALDFYGLSELIGPGVAAECVEARQGLHVNEDHFLPEIIDPATGTPLPPGEEGELVLTALTKEALPMLRYRTGDLTSLNPDPCPCGRTTVRMARVKGRSDDMLVIRGVNVYPSQVEAALLTLGELAPHYQLVVDRTAAFPTLAVHVEPAERTVEAWGGFDGRRVEVTALAGVVADRLRGHLGLNPEISIVPPKTIPRSEGKAVRVVERR
- a CDS encoding Phenylacetic acid catabolic protein produces the protein MDGKDARLLARIEAGERIESAEEMTDDYRKNLIHLMTMQADSELAGAFGYVPWIMKAPTIEEKHVVAQIVKDEVRHAHVMYGLLEDLGVDVAGHVGRHDFTLRLDDSAADIGTARVAADKRVNIFYYPIDRWADFIFFNFCMDRGAGHQLEDVRHCSYGPWVRAIEGIFKEEKMHIRHGELWVQRLTQNDATRAEAQQALDRWFVRTMNIFGRPGSPKNRVYQKYRLKVRDNDEVRRAFAAEVTALAGAAGLTVPEWKPAWDQLPEEAQIPG
- a CDS encoding thermonuclease family protein, with translation MARWLAHAIVLLVLGFAGVASGTIAALEAGEPLTGRVVRVMDGDTIAVRIDKKVLTVRYIGINTRESKMPADSMIAGPTEAAEFNRALVLGQTVRLEMDQQERDAQGRTLAYVYVGDLMVNAEMVANGYAAVSITPPNAMHEDMLQQLQWQARLLKVGRWRDSPYISREPVRKPSPPSQSASTVPGGARRPAAPPRQYGTVDRPGAEPHDAWTCPISHPVKGALLPGSNERVFHMPGGEGYAKVQPERCYASAEEAREDGGRRVQR
- a CDS encoding J domain-containing protein — encoded protein: MPSSPDHYDVLQVSRAAQPMIITKAYRLLAAFYHPDNKETGDREAFHNVVAAYHVLCDPVRRAAYDRETFGTASPPPGNGGPPERELSERRTEDERDLRRQLLQALYNMRRAEPHHPSLPLMVIPELFGCSIDEAQFTLWYLRGKKFIEMTDDGMAITVAGVDFVEGQDVGPTTETPPDPALGPGLFMLGAGD